The following coding sequences lie in one Flavobacterium cyclinae genomic window:
- the glmS gene encoding glutamine--fructose-6-phosphate transaminase (isomerizing), translating to MCGIVGYIGKRDAYSVIIKGLHRLEYRGYDSAGIVLYDGNELKLSKTKGKVSDLEAKAQEENTTIGKIGMGHTRWATHGVPNDVNSHPHFSNSGKLVIIHNGIIENYEPLKQELIKRGYTFKSDTDTEVLVNLIEEVKKKENCKLGHAVQIALNQVIGAYAIAVIDVEKPDEIIVARLGSPLAIGIGEEEFFIASDATPFIEYTSNAIYLEDEEMAIVRLHKPLKVRKIKDDSLVDPYIQELQLNLEQIEKGGYDHFMMKEIYEQPSVIKDTYRGRLLANKGIVQMSGVEDNLEKFLNAKRILVVACGTSWHAGLVAEYIIEEFSRIPVEVEYASEFRYRNPIINKDDVVIAISQSGETADTLAAIKLAKENGAFVFGVCNVVGSSISRETHAGAYTHAGPEIGVASTKAFTTQITILTLLALRLAKAKGTLSNSDYQRYLLELELIPEKVEEALLTNDIAKKIAEIYKDASNCLYLGRGYNFPVALEGALKLKEISYIHAEGYPAAEMKHGPIALIDEHMPVIVIAPNKGHYDKVVSNIQEIKSRSGKIIAVVTKGDTQVKALADHVIEIPETNEPFTPLLTTIPLQLLSYHIAVLRGCNVDQPRNLAKSVTVE from the coding sequence ATGTGTGGAATTGTAGGATATATAGGCAAAAGAGATGCTTATTCTGTAATTATTAAAGGATTACACCGTTTAGAGTATAGAGGTTATGATAGTGCAGGTATCGTCTTATATGATGGTAACGAATTAAAATTATCTAAAACTAAAGGTAAGGTATCTGATTTAGAAGCAAAAGCGCAAGAAGAAAATACAACAATTGGTAAAATAGGTATGGGGCATACGCGTTGGGCTACTCATGGTGTGCCTAATGATGTTAATTCGCATCCTCATTTTTCAAACTCTGGAAAATTAGTAATTATTCATAATGGAATTATTGAAAATTACGAACCTTTAAAACAAGAATTAATCAAAAGAGGTTATACTTTTAAATCGGATACAGATACTGAAGTATTGGTTAACTTGATTGAAGAAGTTAAGAAAAAAGAAAATTGTAAGTTAGGTCATGCGGTACAAATTGCATTAAACCAAGTTATTGGTGCTTATGCAATTGCAGTAATTGATGTTGAAAAACCTGATGAAATTATAGTAGCACGTTTAGGAAGTCCACTAGCAATTGGAATTGGAGAAGAAGAATTTTTTATTGCTTCTGATGCAACACCTTTTATCGAGTATACGTCAAATGCTATATATTTAGAAGATGAAGAAATGGCAATTGTGCGTTTACACAAACCATTAAAAGTTAGAAAAATTAAAGACGATTCTTTGGTTGACCCTTATATTCAAGAGCTTCAATTAAATTTAGAGCAAATTGAAAAAGGGGGTTACGATCATTTTATGATGAAAGAAATCTATGAGCAACCAAGTGTAATCAAAGATACTTATAGAGGAAGACTTTTGGCTAATAAAGGTATTGTACAAATGTCGGGTGTGGAAGATAATTTGGAAAAATTCTTAAATGCTAAACGAATCTTGGTTGTGGCATGTGGAACTTCATGGCATGCTGGATTGGTAGCCGAATATATTATCGAAGAATTTTCAAGAATTCCTGTTGAAGTAGAATACGCATCTGAATTCCGATATAGAAATCCTATTATTAATAAAGATGATGTGGTAATTGCAATTTCTCAATCTGGTGAAACTGCTGATACTCTTGCCGCTATTAAGTTGGCTAAAGAAAATGGAGCATTTGTATTTGGAGTTTGTAATGTGGTAGGTTCTTCCATTTCTCGTGAAACTCATGCAGGAGCTTATACACACGCTGGACCAGAAATTGGAGTAGCATCTACTAAAGCATTTACTACGCAAATTACAATTCTTACTTTGTTAGCACTTCGTTTGGCTAAAGCTAAAGGTACTTTAAGTAATTCTGATTACCAACGTTATTTGCTTGAATTAGAGTTGATACCTGAAAAAGTTGAAGAAGCTTTATTAACAAATGATATTGCTAAAAAAATTGCCGAAATTTACAAAGACGCATCGAATTGCTTATATTTAGGTAGAGGATATAATTTCCCAGTAGCTTTAGAAGGAGCTTTGAAATTAAAAGAGATCTCTTATATTCATGCAGAAGGTTATCCAGCAGCTGAAATGAAGCACGGACCTATTGCTTTAATTGATGAGCACATGCCGGTTATTGTTATTGCACCAAATAAAGGACACTATGATAAAGTGGTAAGTAACATTCAAGAAATTAAATCAAGAAGTGGAAAAATTATTGCAGTAGTAACTAAAGGAGATACGCAAGTAAAAGCTTTAGCAGATCACGTTATTGAAATTCCAGAAACTAACGAACCATTTACACCATTATTAACTACAATTCCGTTACAGTTATTGTCTTATCATATTGCAGTTTTAAGAGGTTGTAATGTTGATCAACCAAGAAATTTAGCAAAATCTGTAACCGTAGAATAA